The following proteins are encoded in a genomic region of Triticum dicoccoides isolate Atlit2015 ecotype Zavitan chromosome 1B, WEW_v2.0, whole genome shotgun sequence:
- the LOC119331510 gene encoding serine/threonine-protein kinase EDR1-like isoform X2: protein MKIPFVTKWSHRSSEPAGPSNSAAAQQQQQAPSSPSAPSAPPPVASTEAAGDEFILQEEEYQMQLALALSASASGAEGAGDPDGEQIRKAKLMSLGKGDPVTNTDRGGGDTPESLSRRYRDYNFLDYNEKVIDGFYDIFGLSAESSGQGKIPSLAELQMSTGDLGYEVIVVDYKFDNALQEMKEVAECCLLGCPDITVLVRRIAEVVADHMGGPVIDANEMITRWLSKSIEQRTSHQTSLLHIGSIEIGLSRHRALLFKILADIVGIPCKLVKGSHYTGVEDDAINIIKMDDKREFLVDVMAAPGTLIPADVFNSKGTPFNFCQILGQNQVVESASNIEDDPVALQSEHKRNQGHMFANNNRISDNLSSYENTMTAGSSAREPGTLDPRMQLGKTSTLASAPSKQKKNLQLILDSHETEESRKLFVEFDPFNATESGKSSLAFKGLNNRNNEFQRRRENVVPPSARSQQPLVMKNWSACNDISNNKQYNVADGSVPRRNATDNASSSQLALSTAKHYNSNVRELNDRVYAAPARFYDNRIVGTSAMAKASTGECLDRSQVPPGLYYDKMLGTSSMNAASTSGTGKVAEKDPHNDPGKGPLYSRFDGELSKNAQGFTPERDEHKENCGSHDHKVLHPDPRKSPLDRFMDRPRQNIECVSPSQVGSNKADMVLDEVFECEILWEDLVIDERIGIGSYGEVYHADWNGTEVAVKKFLDQEFYGDALEEFRCEVRIMRRLRHPNIVLFMGAVTRPPHLSIVSEYLPRGSLYKIIHRPNCQIDEKRRIKMALDVARGMNCLHTSVPTIVHRDLKSPNLLVDDNWTVKVCDFGLSRLKHSTFLSSKSTAGTPEWMAPEVLRNEQSNENFPGVIFTALVLSCGS, encoded by the exons ATGAAGATCCCGTTTGTGACCAAGTGGTCGCACCGATCCAGCGAGCCCGCGGGGCCGTCGAATTCGGCTgcagcgcagcagcagcagcaggcgccATCGTCTCCATCGGCGCCGTCTGCTCCTCCTCCCGTGGCGTCGACAGAGGCGGCAGGGGATGAGTTCATTTTGCAGGAGGAAGAGTACCAGATGCAGCTGGCGTTGGCGCTATCAGCGTCGGCGTCGGGCGCCGAGGGCGCTGGGGATCCCGATGGGGAGCAGATCAGAAAGGCGAAGCTGATGAGCCTCGGTAAGGGCGACCCGGTCACCAACACCGATCGTGGTGGGGGAGACACCCCGGAGTCGCTCTCCCGCCGTTACAGG GACTATAACTTTCTTGATTACAATGAGAAAGTAATTGATGGATTCTACGACATATTTGGCCTCTCTGCGGAATCATCTGGGCAGGGCAAAATACCTTCACTGGCAGAGCTTCAGATGAGCACTGGGGATCTTGGATATGAAGTAATTGTGGTCGACTATAAATTTGATAATGCTCTGCAGGAGATGAAGGAAGTAGCAGAATGCTGCCTGTTGGGCTGTCCTGACATTACAGTATTGGTGCGACGAATAGCTGAAGTTGTTGCAGATCACATGGGTGGTCCAGTGATCGATGCAAATGAAATGATCACTAGGTGGTTGAGCAAAAGCATTGAGCAGAGGACATCACACCAGACAAGCCTTCTGCATATTGGCAGTATAGAGATAGGCTTGTCTCGCCATCGCGCCTTACTTTTCAag ATTCTTGCTGATATTGTTGGTATCCCTTGTAAGCTGGTTAAAGGGAGTCATTACACTGGTGTTGAGGATGATGCTATTAACATAATAAAGATGGATGACAAAAG GGAGTTTTTGGTGGATGTTATGGCTGCTCCAGGGACTCTCATTCCAGCAGATGTCTTTAATTCAAAGGGTACTCCATTCAACTTCTGTCAAATATTGGGTCAGAATCAGGTGGTGGAGTCAGCAAGTAACATCGAAGATGACCCAGTTGCATTACAGTCAGAGCATAAACGTAACCAAGGGCATATGTTTGCTAATAATAATCGGATCTCAGACAATCTATCAAGCTATGAGAATACAATGACCGCTGGAAGTAGTGCTAGGGAACCTGGGACATTGGACCCTAGGATGCAATTAGGTAAAACATCAACTTTGGCTAGTGCTCCTTCCAAGCAGAAGAAGAATCTGCAATTGATTCTAGACTCTCATGAAACTGAAGAGTCCCGAAAACTATTTGTGGAGTTTGATCCTTTCAATGCTACTGAATCTGGGAAAAGCTCATTGGCATTCAAGGGATTAAATAATAGAAACAATGAATTCCAAAGGCGTAGAGAGAATGTAGTCCCACCATCTGCAAGATCTCAACAGCCATTGGTGATGAAAAACTGGTCTGCTTGCAATGACATTTCCAACAACAAGCAATACAATGTTGCTGATGGGTCAGTTCCTCGGAGAAATGCCACTGACAATGCATCGTCATCTCAGTTGGCGTTGTCAACTGCAAAGCATTACAATTCCAATGTTAGAGAGCTAAACGATAGAGTGTATGCAGCACCTGCTCGTTTTTATGACAACAGGATAGTTGGTACCTCGGCTATGGCCAAAGCATCGACTGGAGAGTGCCTTGACAGATCACAGGTGCCACCTGGTCTTTATTATGACAAGATGCTTGGTACCTCTTCTATGAATGCAGCTTCTACATCTGGAACCGGGAAAGTTGCAGAAAAGGACCCTCATAATGATCCGGGAAAAGGTCCCCTCTATTCTAGATTTGATGGTGAACTTTCTAAAAATGCTCAAGGATTTACTCCTGAAAGGGATGAGCACAAGGAAAATTGTGGCAGTCATGACCACAAAGTGTTACATCCTGATCCAAGAAAGTCCCCTCTTGACAGATTCATGGACAGGCCAAGGCAGAACATAGAATGTGTTTCTCCATCCCAAGTTGGATCAAATAAGGCTGACATGGTGTTGGATGAAGTGTTTGAATGTGAAATCCTTTGGGAAGATCTTGTAATCGATGAAAGAATTGGCATAG GTTCATATGGAGAAGTCTACCATGCTGATTGGAATGGAACT GAAGTAGCTGTAAAGAAGTTCTTGGATCAAGAGTTCTATGGTGATGCTTTAGAGGAATTTCGTTGTGAA GTGAGGATTATGCGTCGGCTCCGTCATCCAAATATTGTTCTCTTTATGGGTGCAGTAACACGGCCTCCACACTTATCTATTGTATCAGAATATCTTCCAAG GGGAAGCTTATATAAGATTATTCATCGCCCTAATTGCCAAATCGACGAGAAGCGTAGGATTAAAATGGCCCTTGATGTG GCCAGAGGCATGAATTGTCTTCATACCAGTGTGCCAACAATTGTTCACCGGGATCTAAAATCACCAAACTTGCTGGTTGACGATAATTGGACTGTGAAG GTCTGTGATTTCGGACTTTCACGTCTGAAGCACAGTACATTTTTGTCATCAAAATCCACTGCCGGGACT CCTGAGTGGATGGCACCAGAGGTTTTGCGGAATGAGCAATCCAATGAGAA